A region of Thiofilum sp. DNA encodes the following proteins:
- a CDS encoding deoxyribodipyrimidine photo-lyase, translating into MSIGIVWLRADLRLSDNPALYAASQLCHTIIPIFIDDPTPSTISQLGSASRVWLHHTLAHLQHDLAQQGSQLILRQGPALAVLQALIQETQATHVFWNRLYDPVSLERDTVIKKALSTQVSVQSFNGSLLYEPWQILKADQTPFKVFTAYWKQVLKQGIDQALTPVPLHLTAPKVQPHSLALEQLNLLPKKPRWDIGMMQGWSIGESAAQQQLAHFLEFAVKDYATARDCPAMQGTSKLSPHLHFGSISPRQVLHATTQWKNTHPSHSQGIETFEREIGWREFGYYLLFHVPHTLTEPLDLRFNNFPWRAPTDYQADLKRWQQGQTGIPMVDAGMRQLWQTGWMHNRVRMIVASFLTKNLLIPWQEGEAWFRDTLVDADLANNVLGWQWTAGSGADAAPYFRIFNPVTQGEKFDPDGAYIQTYVPELKGCNSKVIHAPRQLGENYNYPLPMVDLAASRARALAAFDAIKAR; encoded by the coding sequence ATGAGCATTGGTATTGTTTGGTTACGAGCCGACTTGCGCTTAAGCGATAACCCAGCACTCTACGCTGCAAGCCAACTATGCCATACTATTATTCCTATTTTTATTGATGATCCGACCCCTAGTACGATTAGCCAATTGGGGTCAGCTAGCCGCGTATGGTTACATCATACCCTTGCTCACTTACAACACGATCTCGCCCAGCAAGGCTCACAGCTTATTCTACGCCAAGGTCCAGCTTTGGCGGTGTTACAGGCATTGATCCAAGAAACACAAGCGACCCATGTCTTTTGGAATCGTTTATATGACCCCGTTAGTCTTGAACGTGATACGGTCATTAAAAAAGCCTTAAGTACTCAGGTGAGCGTTCAAAGCTTTAATGGCAGTCTGCTTTATGAGCCTTGGCAAATCCTCAAAGCGGATCAAACCCCGTTTAAAGTCTTTACTGCCTATTGGAAACAAGTATTAAAGCAAGGTATTGATCAAGCGCTCACTCCCGTACCCTTGCACCTAACAGCACCTAAGGTACAACCTCATTCATTAGCACTAGAACAACTAAACCTATTACCTAAAAAACCGCGTTGGGATATAGGCATGATGCAAGGCTGGTCAATAGGCGAATCAGCCGCCCAACAACAACTAGCCCACTTCCTAGAGTTTGCAGTAAAGGACTATGCCACTGCACGAGATTGTCCTGCTATGCAAGGCACTTCTAAACTGTCTCCTCATTTACACTTTGGGTCTATTAGTCCACGCCAAGTGCTACACGCTACTACGCAATGGAAAAATACTCATCCTAGTCACAGCCAAGGGATTGAAACTTTTGAGCGTGAAATCGGCTGGCGTGAATTTGGCTATTATTTACTTTTTCATGTCCCGCATACGCTTACTGAACCTTTAGATTTACGTTTTAACAACTTTCCGTGGCGTGCACCTACTGACTATCAAGCCGACCTTAAACGATGGCAACAAGGTCAAACGGGTATTCCAATGGTTGATGCAGGCATGCGCCAGCTCTGGCAAACGGGTTGGATGCATAATCGGGTAAGGATGATAGTCGCGTCCTTTTTAACTAAAAATCTACTCATCCCTTGGCAAGAGGGTGAAGCTTGGTTTCGAGACACGCTAGTAGACGCAGATTTAGCCAATAATGTGCTGGGCTGGCAATGGACGGCGGGTAGTGGTGCGGATGCCGCCCCCTATTTTCGGATTTTCAACCCTGTAACCCAAGGCGAAAAATTTGATCCTGATGGTGCGTATATTCAGACCTATGTACCTGAACTAAAAGGATGTAATTCTAAGGTGATTCACGCACCGCGTCAGTTAGGGGAAAATTATAATTATCCTTTGCCTATGGTCGATTTAGCAGCGAGTCGAGCCAGAGCCTTGGCAGCCTTTGATGCGATCAAAGCGAGGTAG